One segment of Tenrec ecaudatus isolate mTenEca1 chromosome 1, mTenEca1.hap1, whole genome shotgun sequence DNA contains the following:
- the TSPAN16 gene encoding tetraspanin-16, whose protein sequence is MAEMHTPYSSLKKLLFFLNGLVAMSGVLLIGLGTWMNGKAALTRVLGLSSVHLLHIGCLCLAMGCGMVPLGLAGWYGATKEHRGILLFCFLSLLIIALVEVTVATVVLAFFPIVQDLALEHTLATLRESYKGYNEPDDYSAGWNLVMAKLRCCGVNNYTDFVGSSFETMTGRIYPRSCCKSVGATACDGHSVSSQVIHQKGCFHKLMRLTKIQCFTLSGGLLGAVAIQVPGILATWLLFAKLS, encoded by the exons ATGGCGGAAATGCACACTCCATATTCCTCCTTGAAGAAGCTGTTATTTTTCCTCAATGGCTTAGTGGCG ATGTCTGGCGTGCTCCTCATCGGCCTGGGCACCTGGATGAATGGGAAGGCCGCCCTGACGAGGGTCCTGGGGCTGTCCTCTGTGCACCTGCTACACATCGGCTGCCTGTGCTTGGCCATGGGGTGCGGCATGGTGCCGCTCGGCTTGGCTGGGTGGTATGGAGCGACTAAAGAGCACCGAGGGATCCTCTTGTTT TGCTTCCTGTCCCTGCTGATCATCGCCCTCGTCGAAGTCACGGTGGCCACCGTGGTCCTTGCGTTCTTCCCCATC GTGCAAGACCTGGCcttggagcacaccctggccaccCTGAGGGAGAGTTACAAAGGTTACAACGAGCCGGACGACTATTCTGCAGGATGGAACTTGGTCATGGCCAAG CTCCGGTGCTGTGGGGTAAATAACTACACAGATTTTGTGGGCTCCTCCTTCGAAACCATGACTGGCCGCATCTACCCCCGGAGCTGCTGTAAGTCTGTTGGGGCTACAGCCTGTGACGGCCACAGCGTGTCCAGCCAGGTCATCCACCAGAAG GGCTGTTTCCACAAGCTCATGAGACTAACCAAGATTCAGTGCTTCACCCTGAGTGGGGGCCTGCTGGGGGCAGTGGCAATCCAG GTACCAGGAATTCTTGCTACGTGGCTGCTGTTTGCCAAGTTGAGCTGA